A genomic window from Halogeometricum sp. S3BR5-2 includes:
- a CDS encoding DUF5518 domain-containing protein yields MSLHARLRRALADPQLRLATAFGLASVPITVALSWGAVTDERIVAGGTVSAAAYLVVGLLVGYLYYDRPTERRAAGTRAGLAASVGMVVVYLANMVSTLDPSDPRATAFVLVGTPLAIAVGVAITVLVVRAAALVGDRFAAVRSWRAEARDGPTGAREEVPNSRWWLSAVGYAVFLPVTVGFLFGLDPDGFVGALLAVLMWFVAMFTAALALFGVYKDAKEFHEAGSPWIPNVAAYVGVPVAAFVAGHYLAAYNAWEAPVSMLGFLGACWLAAVVYLFDRRRAVAAA; encoded by the coding sequence ATGTCCCTCCACGCGCGCCTCCGCCGGGCGCTGGCCGACCCGCAACTCCGACTCGCGACGGCCTTCGGACTCGCGTCGGTCCCGATAACGGTCGCGCTCTCGTGGGGCGCGGTGACCGACGAGCGGATAGTCGCCGGCGGGACCGTCTCGGCGGCCGCCTACCTCGTCGTCGGACTTCTCGTCGGCTATCTGTACTACGACCGGCCGACGGAGCGACGTGCGGCCGGGACGCGCGCGGGTCTGGCCGCCTCGGTCGGCATGGTCGTCGTCTACCTCGCCAACATGGTCTCGACGCTCGACCCCTCCGACCCGAGAGCGACCGCGTTCGTTCTCGTCGGAACCCCCCTCGCAATCGCCGTCGGCGTCGCCATCACCGTGCTCGTCGTGCGCGCGGCCGCACTCGTCGGGGACCGGTTCGCGGCGGTGCGCTCGTGGCGGGCCGAGGCGCGGGACGGGCCGACCGGCGCTCGGGAGGAGGTTCCGAATTCGAGGTGGTGGCTGTCCGCCGTCGGCTACGCCGTCTTCCTCCCGGTGACCGTCGGCTTCCTCTTCGGCCTCGACCCCGACGGATTCGTCGGCGCTCTGCTCGCGGTCCTGATGTGGTTCGTCGCGATGTTCACCGCGGCGCTCGCGCTCTTCGGCGTGTACAAGGACGCGAAAGAGTTCCACGAGGCCGGTTCGCCGTGGATTCCGAACGTGGCCGCGTACGTCGGCGTCCCCGTCGCCGCGTTCGTCGCCGGCCACTATCTGGCGGCGTACAACGCGTGGGAGGCGCCGGTCTCGATGCTCGGCTTCCTCGGCGCGTGCTGGCTCGCGGCCGTCGTCTACCTCTTCGACCGGCGGCGGGCGGTCGCGGCGGCGTAG
- a CDS encoding ABC transporter permease — protein MGYRRALSFGWARRDTLAVVVIALTVSFLVGAAVLGVALGSQTTAIAAQFETPYGIDDTGGSDGAAVVELTVAEATLDGEQVTVVGVPDGTPSITVRGRTVEFPPPDPGVLAGADYRGAARRVSVGDRTVRVQPRESRPVLPDSWYVTDPETAAAFEGASAVTIRETEARAETPLLSALEFFVRGAAELVRLLQLATVAAGVLVAVTIYSVVRITVRERRPDVAVLRSTGATPFQIYRLFAVRALALTAVGTAAGYGFGLILVRAVVNAAVYRGLPTTLSARVTEPVLAVLLPAVALFLLVGGLAGLLAASRGATGDPAALTGHERPDEGGLRDRLGSLVGTRLVGWDALVPTAATLSVFMAALLLLTAVAGAVGPLADTGETVTQPDAPHPIASSVPTAYADALRAQGATASPEILLFEVYDGDPIVARGVNFTAYRALSGVELARGEAPDAENEALVGADLARSTGLSPGDTVVIGGSTDASVMRLELTGTFSGEGIQDDQLLVSLPAAREMSSTGRDAVQFVRTDGLDVDAAGTSTIVVTSARVATENGTPGVAVGVTNLGLSEATREVEVRLGDRTRATEVTVDGQRSARAFVAFADLPDGTYPLVVGDVRKNVTVDGDSLVALDADGAGLVVEAPARAPTGSTPAVRVLRNDRPVAGATVSVDGRTATTNENGDARISLETTGNITVTAENGGERARTTVAVAPGAARAPILDVTVSPDAPSIFTRPEATVTARNPWIEPIETNLSVTAPGVERTEALALDPGETAQFAVEIPQRPAGSYDVTASVETGASATSTYTVSGDARLGAALAQSGQFSGGGGITQAIQVAFGNIEVLVLAVVSLLGVMTVGSTTAAFTRAVHTAKREIGIRRATGAGPRSVFFDVFVDALKIGTTAAALAMALAYLAVRALLAVGELRVFGLVLEPSLSPAIVLGALACGVALSLVSATLAAAAVVRSDPATLLVDRHIPTPSGSDE, from the coding sequence ATGGGATACCGACGAGCACTCTCCTTCGGGTGGGCGCGGCGCGACACGCTGGCCGTCGTCGTCATCGCCCTCACCGTCTCCTTCCTCGTCGGCGCGGCCGTGTTGGGCGTCGCGCTCGGGTCCCAGACCACGGCCATCGCGGCGCAGTTCGAGACGCCGTACGGCATCGACGACACCGGAGGCAGCGACGGCGCGGCGGTCGTCGAACTCACCGTCGCCGAGGCGACGCTCGACGGCGAGCAGGTGACCGTCGTCGGCGTGCCCGACGGAACGCCGAGCATCACCGTCCGCGGGCGGACCGTCGAGTTCCCGCCGCCCGACCCCGGCGTCCTCGCCGGCGCCGACTATCGGGGCGCCGCGAGGCGGGTCTCGGTCGGCGACCGGACCGTCCGCGTCCAACCGCGGGAGTCGCGGCCGGTGCTCCCCGACTCGTGGTACGTGACCGACCCCGAGACGGCCGCCGCGTTCGAGGGCGCCTCCGCCGTGACCATCCGCGAGACGGAGGCACGCGCGGAGACGCCGCTCCTGTCCGCCTTGGAGTTCTTCGTCCGCGGGGCCGCCGAACTCGTCCGCCTCCTGCAACTGGCCACCGTCGCCGCGGGCGTCCTCGTCGCCGTCACCATCTACAGCGTCGTTCGGATCACGGTCCGGGAGCGCCGGCCGGACGTCGCCGTCCTCCGCTCGACCGGCGCGACGCCGTTTCAGATATACCGGCTGTTCGCGGTTCGGGCGCTCGCGCTCACCGCCGTCGGAACCGCGGCGGGGTACGGCTTCGGTCTCATCCTCGTCCGCGCCGTCGTCAACGCCGCCGTCTACCGCGGCCTCCCGACGACGCTGAGCGCGCGGGTGACAGAACCGGTGCTCGCCGTCCTCCTCCCGGCCGTCGCCCTCTTCCTCCTCGTCGGCGGCCTCGCGGGCCTCCTCGCCGCCTCCCGCGGGGCGACGGGGGACCCGGCGGCGCTCACCGGGCACGAACGCCCCGACGAGGGGGGCCTCCGCGACCGACTCGGAAGTCTCGTCGGGACGCGCCTCGTCGGCTGGGACGCCCTCGTGCCGACGGCGGCGACGCTGTCGGTGTTCATGGCCGCACTCCTCCTCCTCACCGCGGTGGCGGGGGCTGTCGGTCCGCTGGCGGACACGGGCGAGACCGTCACGCAACCCGACGCGCCCCATCCCATCGCCAGCAGCGTCCCGACCGCGTACGCGGACGCCCTCCGCGCGCAGGGCGCGACGGCGAGCCCCGAGATACTCCTGTTCGAGGTGTACGACGGGGACCCCATCGTCGCCAGGGGGGTGAACTTCACCGCCTACCGGGCGCTCTCGGGCGTCGAGTTGGCGCGCGGCGAGGCGCCCGACGCGGAGAACGAGGCCCTCGTCGGCGCCGACCTCGCGCGGTCGACGGGGCTGTCGCCCGGCGACACCGTCGTCATCGGCGGGAGCACCGACGCCAGCGTGATGCGCCTCGAACTCACCGGCACGTTCTCCGGCGAGGGCATCCAGGACGACCAACTGCTCGTCTCCCTCCCGGCCGCCCGCGAGATGTCCTCCACCGGTCGGGACGCCGTCCAGTTCGTCCGGACCGACGGCCTCGACGTCGACGCCGCCGGCACCTCCACCATCGTCGTTACGAGCGCCCGGGTCGCCACCGAGAACGGCACGCCCGGCGTCGCCGTCGGCGTGACGAACCTCGGGTTGAGCGAGGCGACCCGGGAGGTCGAGGTCCGCCTCGGCGACCGGACGCGCGCGACCGAGGTGACCGTCGACGGTCAGCGTTCGGCGCGCGCGTTCGTCGCCTTCGCGGACCTCCCGGACGGGACGTACCCCCTCGTCGTCGGCGACGTGCGCAAGAACGTCACCGTCGACGGCGACTCGCTGGTTGCGCTCGACGCGGACGGCGCCGGCCTCGTCGTCGAGGCGCCCGCCCGCGCGCCGACGGGTAGCACGCCGGCAGTGCGGGTGCTCCGGAACGACCGACCGGTCGCCGGCGCGACGGTGAGCGTCGACGGGCGGACGGCGACGACGAACGAGAACGGCGACGCGCGGATCTCGCTCGAAACGACCGGCAACATCACCGTCACCGCCGAGAACGGGGGGGAGCGCGCGCGAACGACTGTCGCCGTCGCGCCGGGTGCGGCGCGGGCGCCGATACTGGACGTGACCGTCTCGCCGGACGCGCCGAGCATCTTCACGCGACCGGAGGCGACCGTGACGGCGCGGAACCCGTGGATAGAGCCGATAGAGACGAACCTGAGCGTGACCGCACCGGGCGTCGAGCGGACGGAGGCGCTGGCGCTCGACCCGGGCGAGACGGCGCAGTTCGCCGTCGAGATTCCGCAGCGACCGGCCGGGTCGTACGACGTGACGGCGTCGGTCGAGACGGGGGCGAGTGCGACCTCGACCTACACCGTCAGCGGCGACGCCCGCCTCGGCGCGGCGCTGGCGCAGAGCGGGCAGTTCTCCGGCGGCGGCGGCATCACGCAGGCGATACAGGTGGCGTTCGGCAACATCGAGGTGCTCGTGCTCGCCGTCGTCTCGCTGCTCGGCGTGATGACCGTCGGCAGCACCACCGCGGCGTTCACCCGCGCGGTCCACACCGCCAAGCGCGAAATCGGCATCCGGCGGGCGACGGGCGCGGGCCCCCGTTCGGTGTTCTTCGACGTGTTCGTCGACGCGCTCAAAATCGGAACCACGGCGGCCGCGCTCGCGATGGCGCTCGCGTATCTCGCGGTTCGGGCGCTGCTCGCCGTCGGCGAACTCCGCGTGTTCGGTCTCGTCTTGGAACCCTCGCTCTCGCCGGCCATCGTCCTCGGAGCGCTGGCCTGCGGCGTCGCGCTCTCGCTCGTCAGCGCGACGCTGGCCGCCGCGGCCGTCGTCCGCAGCGACCCGGCGACGCTCTTAGTAGATAGACATATACCCACGCCGTCGGGAAGTGATGAGTAA
- a CDS encoding LLM class flavin-dependent oxidoreductase: MDIGFGLLSAQRRPDDDRSAAALYDELLELGETADRVGLDSVWTSEHHFRDDEYLSGTMPALSALAARTDDVELASGVALAPLYDSVRLAEDSATVEALSNGRLTLGLSIGYLDEEFREFGVPKDERTDRTEDAVRLLRNAWEPGPLDYDAEFHPVSPETTVTPTPDSPPRLVLGAVAKPAVRRAARMADGWCANEALSVDDIRKRKEDIERVREEEGIDGDFTTYVIQYGFVGDSYEEAWETVRESYFYQQRKYQEWADEEPTDELPEERRRELEDAALVGTPEDVVEDLETYRDELGDDVHFVFRSYYPGIETEEMVRSLERLGEDVLPKF; encoded by the coding sequence ATGGACATCGGATTCGGACTGCTGAGCGCCCAGCGGCGCCCCGACGACGACCGCTCGGCGGCCGCCCTGTACGACGAGTTGCTCGAACTCGGCGAGACGGCCGACCGGGTGGGTCTCGACAGCGTCTGGACGTCGGAGCACCACTTCCGAGACGACGAGTACCTCTCGGGGACGATGCCGGCGCTCAGCGCGCTCGCGGCCCGGACCGACGACGTGGAACTGGCGTCCGGGGTGGCGCTCGCGCCGCTGTACGATTCGGTCCGCCTCGCCGAGGATTCGGCGACGGTCGAGGCGCTCTCGAACGGGCGGCTCACTCTCGGCCTCTCCATCGGCTACCTCGACGAGGAGTTCCGGGAGTTCGGCGTCCCGAAGGACGAGCGGACCGACCGGACGGAGGACGCAGTCCGCCTGCTCCGCAACGCGTGGGAACCGGGGCCGCTGGACTACGACGCGGAGTTCCACCCCGTCTCGCCGGAGACGACGGTGACGCCGACGCCCGACTCGCCGCCGCGACTCGTGCTCGGCGCGGTGGCGAAACCCGCCGTCCGGCGCGCGGCCCGCATGGCCGACGGCTGGTGCGCCAACGAGGCGCTGTCGGTCGACGACATCCGGAAGCGCAAGGAGGACATCGAGCGCGTTCGGGAGGAAGAGGGAATCGACGGCGACTTCACGACCTACGTGATCCAGTACGGGTTCGTCGGCGACAGCTACGAGGAGGCGTGGGAGACCGTCCGAGAGAGCTACTTCTACCAGCAGCGCAAGTATCAGGAGTGGGCCGACGAGGAACCGACGGACGAACTGCCCGAGGAGCGGCGGCGCGAACTCGAAGACGCGGCGCTCGTCGGGACGCCGGAGGACGTCGTCGAGGACCTCGAAACGTACCGCGACGAACTGGGCGACGACGTTCACTTCGTCTTCCGGTCGTACTACCCCGGTATCGAGACCGAGGAGATGGTTCGGAGTCTCGAACGACTGGGCGAGGACGTGCTGCCGAAGTTCTGA
- a CDS encoding DMT family transporter, translated as MNSALVYGTITMLAWGVWIVLGDAASDSIAPEMAAFVTYFVATILVGVYVLVTDVSVAVTGRGLALSALAGVGAVTGVVATYIGVSIGSTALVSTLGGMYFVITAIISVLALGEPLSANKVVGIGLALAAIVVINQ; from the coding sequence ATGAATTCGGCGCTCGTGTACGGAACGATAACGATGCTCGCGTGGGGGGTCTGGATCGTGCTGGGCGACGCCGCATCGGACTCGATAGCCCCCGAGATGGCCGCGTTCGTCACGTACTTCGTGGCGACGATTCTGGTGGGCGTCTACGTCCTCGTCACCGACGTCTCGGTCGCCGTCACGGGGCGCGGACTGGCGCTGTCCGCACTCGCCGGCGTCGGCGCCGTGACCGGCGTCGTCGCGACGTACATCGGCGTCTCCATCGGGTCGACGGCGCTCGTCTCGACGCTCGGCGGGATGTACTTCGTCATCACGGCGATCATCAGCGTCCTCGCGTTGGGAGAACCGCTCTCTGCGAACAAGGTCGTCGGCATCGGCCTGGCGCTGGCCGCCATCGTCGTCATCAACCAGTAA
- a CDS encoding CopG family ribbon-helix-helix protein, translating to MGQANDRMSVTLPPELLAQLDGVVEAGEYGSRSEATRDALRAFVTEFNRQTGLSGSLSGTVVVLYEHDHSGVTERMTGLQHDFADTVVAVHHVHLGDRLCLESIAVDGPGERIEALLSEIRPLKGVRNVELTVVEADR from the coding sequence ATGGGCCAAGCCAACGATCGAATGAGCGTCACCCTCCCGCCGGAGTTGCTCGCGCAACTGGACGGCGTGGTCGAGGCGGGCGAGTACGGCAGTCGCTCCGAGGCGACGAGGGACGCCCTCCGCGCGTTCGTCACGGAGTTCAACCGACAGACCGGGCTCTCCGGGTCGCTCAGCGGGACGGTGGTCGTCCTCTACGAACACGACCACAGCGGGGTGACAGAGCGGATGACCGGCCTGCAACACGACTTCGCGGACACCGTCGTCGCCGTCCACCACGTCCACCTCGGCGACCGCCTCTGTCTGGAATCCATCGCCGTCGACGGGCCGGGCGAGCGAATCGAGGCGCTGCTCTCGGAGATTCGGCCGCTGAAGGGGGTTCGAAACGTCGAACTCACCGTCGTCGAAGCCGACCGATGA
- a CDS encoding energy-coupling factor ABC transporter permease yields the protein MHIPDGFLDPWVAGLFWLGSGAAVGVAVDRARDELGDERTPLLGVVAAGIFAAQMLNWPIPGGTSAHFVGGAFAGILLGPSLGVLAMTAVVSIQALVFGDGGIVALGANLFAMAVVDVLVGYALFRALRGVHETGAAFAAGWGAITLSALAVGVGVGASSAFAYELGTTVTIMVVGHALLGVVEGAITAAVYGYVADARPDLVLGRDDDRAAGVGL from the coding sequence ATGCACATTCCGGACGGATTTCTCGACCCGTGGGTCGCGGGGTTGTTCTGGCTCGGTTCGGGCGCCGCCGTCGGCGTCGCGGTCGACCGCGCGCGAGACGAACTCGGCGACGAGCGGACGCCGCTGCTCGGCGTCGTCGCCGCCGGCATCTTCGCCGCGCAGATGCTCAACTGGCCGATACCGGGCGGGACGAGCGCGCACTTCGTCGGCGGCGCGTTCGCCGGCATCCTCTTGGGTCCGTCGCTCGGCGTCCTCGCGATGACCGCCGTGGTCTCGATTCAGGCGCTCGTGTTCGGCGACGGCGGCATCGTCGCCCTCGGCGCGAACCTGTTCGCGATGGCCGTCGTCGACGTGCTCGTCGGCTACGCGCTGTTCCGAGCGCTCCGGGGAGTCCACGAGACCGGCGCCGCCTTCGCGGCCGGGTGGGGTGCCATTACGCTCTCGGCGCTCGCCGTCGGCGTCGGCGTCGGGGCGTCCTCGGCGTTCGCGTACGAACTCGGAACGACGGTCACCATCATGGTCGTCGGCCACGCGCTGTTGGGGGTCGTCGAAGGGGCCATCACGGCGGCCGTCTACGGCTACGTCGCGGACGCCCGGCCGGACCTCGTGCTCGGACGGGACGACGACCGCGCCGCGGGGGTCGGCCTGTGA
- a CDS encoding PDGLE domain-containing protein: protein MVGVLVLVVLAPVFGWASGAVGYAEPLENAAEETGAADAADSTVPALLPDYSVPGLGSSLGTLVSAAIGTALTLAVGVGAGRLLER from the coding sequence ATGGTGGGAGTTCTCGTTCTCGTCGTCCTCGCGCCGGTGTTCGGGTGGGCCTCGGGCGCGGTCGGCTACGCCGAACCGCTCGAAAACGCCGCCGAGGAGACGGGCGCGGCCGACGCCGCTGATTCGACCGTCCCGGCCCTCCTCCCGGACTACTCGGTGCCCGGCCTCGGGTCTTCGCTCGGGACGCTCGTCTCCGCCGCCATCGGGACGGCGCTCACGCTCGCCGTCGGCGTCGGCGCGGGCCGCCTCCTCGAACGGTGA